TCACCTTTCTCGTAGGGCGATTGCAAAGTTTTTGCAGCAGTTTTCAACGACATATGCAGGCGAGCATGCTTATTACTCGCTAACGTTCCTGAAGAGAAACCATAGCTAGAAATAGGATTAGTTTGATTGTAGGCCGCTCAACTTAttgacaagctatttatattgaCTGGTCCACATATTGCACTTTAGTTAGACCATTGTTTGCCTGGGAGAACTGAAAGCCGCGTCTCCCACGCTGCTTTTTACGTTAATTTATTacacttctcccccccccctttttttttaagcaCTGCAAGAAGCTCTCATTTCTTCCTAAAGTTCACTAGGGATCTCCGAAACACCCACTGCCAAGAACCGCTGAACCCAGAACTTCAAGTTTGCCAGACGAGACCCTCGTCTTGAATTGGGATTGGTGGAAGGCTCACTTTTTTAGTTAGACACAACCTAATGAAAACAACATACAAGGAAGCTAAGGAAAGTGTAAGGAACATTATATAAAGCTTTTAACTGTAGAATAGTAATCGAGACGTAATTGAAAAATAATTAAAGTGGATGAAATTCTTTTTGCGGCGGGAAGTTTACATGATATAGCATTTCTAAAACCTATGCGCGCGGCAAGTGTAGCTATTACGAAGCATTTAGATAGGTATATAACCATAATTTTTTTTACACACATGTTCATTGCGAATAAGGCTCCCGTGTAAGAGCCTAGAGGTCTTTGTTGTTTGTATTCTTTACGCCCCCTCCCGGCCTGACAAGATTCCGTCAATCCTCTCAGCTTCATAATGCGCTACGTGATATTCCACTACACCCTATTGTTTTATGCCATACCATATTGTTTTATACTACACGGCAATAAGCGAAAACATCCGCACGTCAGTGTTAGTTGGAGCGGCCATACGCGTACATCATTAAGCAGCTGGTAGAAGTAGCGGATCAATACGATTCAGTCAGAAAGGCTCACCTCTATAGACAATAAAAGCAGAGCTGGATACACTGGCGAGAACAGCACTGCTGGCAGCTGTAGACAAGAAACAAACACAAAATCTTTTTATAAACACATTGGTCTGGTGGTATCAATCGATTTGCGTTGGAGGGGGAACAGAAACTTCGGTACCCATTTAAATATTTCTGGAACTGCTAAGAACTTATGACTCCGCCTCCAGGTCCTCGTAATCATGCGCTAATGAACTAGTGTTAGCTTACTGATGACTAATTTTGGTTAGTGATGGTTACATATTGAACTGATGCTGttagattgattgatgattgatatgtgggaattaacgcgtcccaaaatcaccatatgattatgagaaacgctgtagtggaggtctctggaaatttcgactacctgggattctttaacgtgcatccaaatctgagcacacgcgtcAAACCCATTTTCGCTTCAATCCAAAATGCAGcagtcacagccgggattcgatcccgccacctgcgggtcaatagccgagcaccttagccaccaGAGCTCCGCGGTGGGCCTGATGTAGTTAGGATCTATAACACTCACCTCTTCAAGGTGCAGACTTATGAGTGCGATCATCTGGGAAGTTTTCGGCTTCTGAAACGACGTGGTTAGAGAACAATTGAGCAAAGCGTATATAAAAAGCAGGGCGAGGAGGAATTTATAACTTTTTTTCTTACCGCTATTATGGATGCAATGGCGTCGACGGCGATGTAGACAATTCTGCCCAAGAGACGAACTGCGATGCCCGTTATTCCAACCGCCATCAACTGTACGTTGTCCTGTGGTGAACATATGGAGATCATATTATAACGGTATCAAGGACTTTGCTACTCTTCGTCTGTACTGTTCTTATGCATCGTAGTTCACGCACGTCAAGTCGCGATAAACTCACCCTGGCCGCAGCGACGGTCCAGGTGACGATGAAACCCACTTGTGTCGCGCTCAGGAAGCAGCTGACGCCCCAGGACAGCCATACGTACGGCCGTCCTACATGTGCACGCCACAAGATCAGtatgttgttattgttgttgttcttgttgatgatgatgatgatgtcgttattgttgttgttgtcgtcgccgtcgttgttgttgatgatgatgatgttgttgtcgttgttgttgatgatgttgatgttgttgtggttgtcattgtcgtcgttgttgatgatgattatgatgttattgttcttgttatttttattgttgttgttgttgttgctgctgttgttgttgttattgttgtcgtcatcgtcgtcgtcgtcgtcgtcgtcgtcgttgttgttgttgttgctgttgttgttgttgttgttgttgttgttgttgttgttgttgttgttgttgttgttgttgttgttgttgttgttgttgttgttgttgttgttgttgttgttgttgttgttgttgttgttgttgttgttgttgttgttgttgttgttgttgttgttgttgttgttgttgttgtacaaTCGATGGACAATACTAcattatggcactcgactgctacccctaaggtcgcgggattgaatcctggccgcGGTGACCACATCTGCCTGAAGGCGAAAACGCGCGAGGCACGTGTACTTAGCTAAAAGCGCTGTGGGTCAAAATTTTCCGAGACCTCCTCATCAACGTCCCTCATAATATATTGGTTTTAAAACGCAAAGCctcacttattattattattattattattattattattattattattattattattattattattattattattattattattattattattattattattattattattattattattattatataacacCATGGCCAGAACTACTGCAATTAGTAGTTGTAGTAAATGCAGTAGTAGTGCTGCAACTACAGGTACTACGGGCAGTCGTAACAGCAGCAGTAGGGCTAATTGCTAATACCAGTAACACTACTAAAACCTCAATACGTACTATTATACTAATGCTGCTTTTGTCACTGTGCAGTAGCCGCAGCAAAATTGAGGCGCTGGCCGTACGCTTACTCTTTGCGTCGCACACCATCGCCGAAGCGTACATGGCGCCCATCTGTAACGCCAGGACTGCGAGCATCACCGCCTGCGCAGTCGAACAGGAACAAGCCATCGCGAGATCTGTCGAATCACGACATATCGAAGAGCTCCGATATGCACAGGTCGTTCATCGTACCGCGGAAGAATAGTATCAACAATaaagccccccctcccctcccccaacGCTTGTTACTCTACGAACATCTATTTGCAGAGCCCCCCTCCCCTTTCATCGCTTTTTATTCCTCTTGCCCTAAAACATCGTCTTGTAGCTGTTATATTAGCATGAAAGTGACTACCTCCAATATAAAACAGACTGGTCAAAACATGATTTGCGTTGTTTGAGTATCAGCGTCTCCACTAAACGCGACTCAAATGTCGCTGTGCTTTCCACAGAAAGACTGCTGCCGGAACCGTACGTGGAGGCCACACCTCCCACCACATGTTGCTATCAGCCGCCTTGGAAGAGCGCTTTCTGTTCGTACTGCTCAGCGACGTGACATGACATTAACAGCGGCTCAGAGGCAGCTGCAAGAACTGTGAGTTTGTAAGAGTACGCCACGAGAGGCACCGGTCCCTGCACGAATTGCTGGAACGCAGTGGCGTTGCCATGGTGTGGCACATGGGGCCCGTGCCGCCCCCtcccctccatttttttttgttgccactaCACCCCCAACATAAAATGACACTTGAGAACATCTACCTGTCTGGTCCCCACTTCAGATGAagatggtgccccccccccccctacgaaaaaaaatttctgccgaCGCATCTGCCGGAACGTTAGCTCGCTCGCGGTTTACGCTCCAGGAATATAGTTACAGGAGGAGTTGCCTCAAAATAAGCTTATGCGCCGTGTTGAACATAGCGACCCTGTCCTTGGCAGCGTACCTAGTCAGACTATGATTACTCAGCACAGTACTGTGAATGATATAATTTCGAGGAAGTGTACATGTGAGACGTGGTATAGAGGTTAGTGCCGTTCGATTGAAGTCATACACTTCCTGGCAAGATATCCTGCAAGAACTTTCTTGTGATCTGTTGGTATATTTACAAAAGTGTTACAAAGAAATGAGCACTGTCGATCAGTTCAGGTTCTATCGTAGCGTTAACCGATAGTGCAACACGATGGTCCTCACCGCGTAGGCAAGTCCCTTGGCCCTGGCTTTGTTTCTGGTGGTCGGATTGCAGCAGTCCATGGCGTcggttttctttcttctcaccgtgagaatggcacgtacccactaaATTGACTGGCCCGGAGTCGAGCGAACTTAGATAGCGTTTGTTTAGACTGGAAAAGAACTGAATAAAGAAGAATCAGCAATACAAAACGTACAATGTCAAGTACAGCAAATGCGGCTGAAAGCAGCCGTTGTTCTTGTtcaatttttcttatttttttaccttCACACGTATCCAGTGAACCATTGTTTAAACGGCAGAGAACAAACGAAAAAAGTGAAGAGGTTCTATTGCGAGACGTATAGAACTGAAATTCGCCCCCACGTGTTATGCTTGTAATGTTACTTATCTTTTCTGTCAACAAGGAACACACGACATCATCATCCCAATTTGCTAACCCCATTTTTTGCGAGAACCGATgcctttatgtattctttttttccgcgaacagtgtcggactggaacaagttatgcgaacctcattcattgtaacgtatgtgtaacgtattgtaaagtatgaggtatgcaatgtattgtcgttgtttggcgtaagttgctacttgtgttgtggaacatagtgtaatgtagtgttgtagaaccgggtgtgttgttgctttgcatattgaagtttattgtagtgtatagagcgaagcgtgatgttgttacataacgaagtgtattgtagcgtgtaaaacaaagtgtgtttttcgtatgatgtacgtcattacacctgtggtatgcgtgacgtgcccttcctgcttggaccacttagtgtccgcagtatgtattaaataaataaataaataaataaataaataaataaataaataaataaacttgtaATTAAATGAGAGCGATCTAAACaagctttgccccccccccccccgaaagctGCCAGTACCTAAAGTAGTCACCTCATCTGGCTCTACACAACCGCCAATATCGGCGCACTTTTGAAGATATAATGACATCGTTGATGACGTCATTACGCAACGTCATAGTGGCATTATAATAACGTCATAATATCACAAAATTTTAGAATCAGTGACATTATGACGACATGAAGAAGCCATAATTTTTAATCGGGTGACTTTTTTTCATCATTTGTTCTCACGCCGCCACGACCGACGGTCACTCTTTTATAAAAGTTTGATGAGTTTTAAGAAAACTCTGCCACAAAATAACTCTTAACTTGATCCAGAAGTGTTGATTTTGTAACGATTAGCCAAAGCGACCTCCTAGAAGGAAGCtccgatgatgatgctgatgattaAGATCGTGAAAATAAAATATTCGCAGTGGACGGCTTTCGTTTTGAATCATCTAAGGTAAATGCACAGTGAACATGTtagctttttattctttttttactcctcCTAGGGGAAAAAAAGGACGTTTATGTCTACCCTTGGGCAGGGTTTGAATCTCTCCGCAAGTTCATCACGCTCaaatttctttcttcctctcactcACCCCTCCTCGCTTTATTCATTAATGCAGAACCATAATGAGAGACGTAATGttgtctaacccccgtattcagaaacgctcctcgactcgaattccacccttcacttgactgagttgagcactgcgcctctgctcgactgaaattgacgctgcgcttctcaagaatcgtcgcaaaatattgccgatatgcagtgacttgttcTGCCAAAAGATGACGCTCCCATCGACTTTGTCAAGTCGAGGAGActtcttgagtgaaggagcgtttgtgaatacgggggtaagagttTGATATTTAAGTAAACTTCATCACTCGCTAAGTGCACCATCATCTCACGATATTTCAAGAAATCCTGATCGAAAATTTTCCGAGGAAGCGCTTACCGTGTTGGAGAGCACGTGTCCCCGTTTCCTTACCTAAACTGTATCTATAGTGTGATCGTCATCCGGCATCGAGAATTAACCTGTCACGTGGCGAGGGAGCAGCACTCCGTAGCCCGTTTTATGAGAATGCCTTCAACCCCGCTGCCAGTCCGTGCGACTCAAGCGAGAGTGCATGCGAGCCAGTTGGTCCGTATCCACCATTAAAAACGGCGCGTGTATGTATATCTACGCCCATTGCAACAAATCAAACGGCTGTCAGAGCTGGTCCTGCGTCAATTCTCGTCCAGGATTACCTCGCGCTGTTTATAGCCTTGGCCACGCTATACTCCTCGTTTTTCCTGTTCCCGGGAAGGGTTACTGCGAATAAAAACAACCTTCACGGGGAAGAGATGAACCTAACAGCCGACGAGACAGGGAGACGGGATCCCTAGCGCCAGCGGCTACCGACCGCCATATCGCCCCGCAGACCCGCGATTCGACGATCGGCGAAAGAAGTAAGACTTACCGTTTCTTTTATACATAGCGTAGAACGCGTCGTTTACGCGTTATTGCTGCAGCGTAGCAATAAACTGTACTTTGTTGACCTATAGCCTATTACCTTATTAACCCAAACCCGTCGTACATGCGATTACTCGTGTAACGGGAAAGAAAGGTTGGCACGTGCACAGTATGACTGCGCCGTGCTGGAACCGGAGCCAGACTTCACCACCCGCGGACCCCTTCAGCCGAGAACCTAATTAACTTTATATCTGAGACTATAAAACGAGGAGACTGGAAATGGTAGATAATTAACAAGTTTTCATCGCAATcgcacaaagcaaaaaaaaatggtccTCACTTTAAATACCTCAATCTTGAGTGCGACTGGTTTCAAGTTGTTTCATTGGCATTGCTTTATGATTAAGATATAATGCAATGTtcctaggggcgaagctcctaaagccgtgggtttgtTCATGCACGTCTGTGACCGGTTCGTAATCACccagttgtatgactcactcagctgGTGGCGCTAatgtggacggacggatgaacgcgcagacggacgcatgaacgcacggacagacgcttcgcccggctcaccatcattcactccatggatatgctgtgattatttttttctattttcgttTTTTCTATTGTGTCCTTTGTCTCACCCAATTTTCCTTCTTGAAATGTCTTAAGCACGTGTCGCTTCAGTGCCCAGTATTGACCAAAACCCCTTGGTGACAACATGCCATAATAATCGTCCCCGTCGGAGTCGTCGTCGCCACCGACACTCAAACTACCATTATGCTTCAAATTAACAAGGGCATTCGAAAAGCACAGATTCGCACGGCGTCACGCCTTGGTAGCAGTGCGCCGCCTTTACTATGCTTCTGCCGGTAATCCAGGTTGAAACGCTTTTGTTTTCTAACAATTAATGCGATCATGCACCGTAAGTTATTTCGGAAGTGTACCAGCGGAACATATATTATACACAGGAAGCGTTTTGTCGAAGCAGCGAAATGTCCGCCGCGGCTCTGGCACGCACGGCGGCGTGCTCAGCTGCTGTCCATCTTGCTTATGGAACCGCTGCGGGCGGGTGTGCTGGAAGTGGCCTTGGAGGTGGCCTTGGAAGCGGCGTTGGTAGGGGCGCTGGAAGCGGCGTTAGTAGGGGCGTTGGTTGGTGCGTTGCCGTTGTCACCGTCGTCATCGCTCGACCCCTCCGCAGCCCGCTTGCAGATCGTAGTGTAAGTGTTCATACACATCAGGAAGCATAACTGCGAGGAAGACACAATCATGACATCTTCAGCCAGCCGTTGACTAGCGTTCGTTGTATCCATGAGCGTGCACAAAGTTGCCCGTTAAGGGGCGGGGGAGCGGTTCATGGCAACTTACTTCCCAACCCCGGTTGGTAGGGTCCAACAGACAACATGCTCCGGAAGAGTTGTAGAAAAGTGAAAGGAGATGAAGCGATGACGCGCTTTCCATAATTGGCACTTCAAATCATCAATTAATTAGCTAG
The sequence above is drawn from the Rhipicephalus microplus isolate Deutch F79 chromosome 3, USDA_Rmic, whole genome shotgun sequence genome and encodes:
- the LOC142802743 gene encoding uncharacterized protein LOC142802743; its protein translation is MAVGITGIAVRLLGRIVYIAVDAIASIIAKPKTSQMIALISLHLEELPAVLFSPVYPALLLLSIELCFLTGMNNYSEIFKKSMEQNGDDNDDSVNASANAAGSRDNSNN